The genomic window GCcataaaaaatgtacagatggCACTGGGTCATATCTTaacttaagattttttttaaaagggaTATTTCGGCAAATGCAGAAttgtagatttatttttattttattttttatttttttgtagttaCTAGTTAATCAGTAtcaattattttaatgcattgacattcttaaaaaataattagttttagtGAAGATTTGCAGGACTTTGTTttctaaataatatatatatatatatatatatatatatatatatatatatatatatatatatatatatatatNNNNNNNNNNNNNNNNNNNNNNNNNNNNNNNNNNNNNNNNNNNNNNNNNNNNNNNNNNNNNNNNNNNNNNNNNNNNNNNNNNNNNNNNNNNNNNNNNNNNNNNNNNNNNNNNNNNNNNNNNNNNNNNNNNNNNNNNNNNNNNNNNNNNNNNNNNNNNNNNNNNNNNNNNNNNNNNNNNNNNNNNNNNNNNNNNNNNNNNNNNNNNNNNNNNNNNNNNNNNNNNNNNNNNNNNNNNNNNNNNNNNNNNNNNNNNNNNNNNNNNNNNNNNNNNNNNNNNNNNNNNNNNNNNNNNNNNNNNNNNNNNNNNNNNNNNNNNNNNNNNNNNNNNNNNNNNNNNNNNNNNNNNNNNNNNNNNNNNNNNNNNNNNNNNNNNNNNNNNNNNNNNNNNNNNNNNNNNNNNNNNNNNNNNNNNNNNNNNNNNNNNNNNNNNNNNNNNNNNNNNNNNNNNNNNNNNNNNNNNNNNNNNNNNNNNNNNNNNNNNNNNNNNNNNNNNNNNNNNNTATTCCGTTTTCTCCAAAgtacatacagcaaaagcaatattAAAGTAACTAGAATACCAATAGCTGCATACATATAAAGAACATCTAATGAAGATCCTAGAACAAACCCAGAAACATATACACAATACACAATTAATAATATGGCAGAAAAACCTAAACAATAACAAGACAAATAAACCTTAATACGATAACAGATAAAAGTAAAGGCATTCTCATGTGTTTGGCCCCTAAAATAGTTCAAATGTACATGGAATAAAATTAAGCAGGTTTCAACTTACCACTACCCTCTGTGTCATCCACAGACAGATTCTTCTCGGTTGGCTCAGTCAAACTCTGTCCTGATAACTCTGTGACTATACCGGTTTTCTTAAATGTAGCTTGAACATGTAAGATCTCTTTCAGCCAGTCAATGCACTCATGTTTGTAGTATTGTTTCAGAAAATCAAGCTGTTCTCTGTCATTGTTCCACTTCACCACAGTGGAATCTGCCTGTGGTACAAGCGCAGTGTATCTGCCCTCCTTCAGGTCCAGTGAGATGACATTCACTCCATCATAACGGTACTGATCAATCCCATCTGAGACTTTAGTCTCATCATCCCAAACACATCCATACACCCTTTGATACATATGAACACCTGAATGAGAGAAAGATAATGGCATACTATTCTTTTTTATTGTACAAGATAATCCGGTGTTTATTAATGTAATACAAATAAgggataatgtaaaaaataaagccCTTCAGGGTGTGATAAAAGACTCCTCCTGATCTCCTTGTcggtttttatttgttttgtaataacaaaataataactaCTGCAAAATAACACCTCAAAATGTCAAGACTGACCAATCAAAATCAATCATTTCAAAAGACGTAATAAAGCATGCTAACTCACCATGTGACTGGCTGAATTGCTCCATTAGAACAGTCATTTTGTTGACCTGCTGTACTCGTTCTCTGACCTTAATGTATCTTTTCCATGCGTCTCCAGATGCAAACTCCTTCATCCAGTCCTGTTTGGGAATCAGCGTCTCTTTGTCACTATCATAATAATCAATCTGTTTTCCATCCAATGTAGTTAGAGCTGAAATCTTTGGTGTTCCTGCAACTGCCTGGCTTTTTAGTCCAGTGCAAGTAGTCATGAAGGTGTGTgacgctgaaaaaaaaaatgtaaaaaaacaaaaatacaaacaccATAAAGCTCCTAAATATGGTTAAACACCACATACTGTCATAAACCAAATTACAGTTTGACACCAAAGACAAGTCATTCAGTTTTTTACTTTTGAAGTCaccattaaaattaaatgtttgttttattggAATTTAATGGAACAACCAGCCTATCCATATCAATTGTTTCATGCTGACTGTTACTTAAAATCAATAATTCTGCACAGAAAACCATGTTTCACAGAATTGTGGCACACAAACGTACCCACACTGCAAAGTCTAGaatttaatttacattaaaatgtGCGTAGATTCAGTCATTAATACTGCTAGTTCTGTTAGCCTGgctattaaaaaaagatttttgagaAATAATTAAATTTCAGATTGAAAACCATTTTTGTCTGTTCAGCACACGGAAGTAGCTAAAGGCCTTGCTGACAGAGAATTAATCTTTTAATTGACTTTCCGAAATGAATCTCACCTGAATGGACCAAAGGTATGTAGAGTAAGAAGTAGAATAAGTTCATTGCAGAATTCATTGCATGAATTTGACACAATTCTTTGCGTGAAGTCGTCGAAGAGAGCTGCTAAAACTTTAGCGTTAGCCACACTTGAATCAACAGGAAAAACAGGTTACTGAGCGCAGCCGCAGAACATGGCTTTGCAGCTCTGGATATACGGTCTTAATAAGGAAGTTGAGGGCGGATCCTTTTACTCCCAGGTTGACGTAACTTGCTCAGTAACCTTTGGTTTTTCCTTTCAATTCAGGTGTGGCAAATGCTAAAGTTTTAGCTGCTCTCTTCGAAGACAACACAAAAGAATTGTGTGTCAAATTCATGGATTTTCATCTGTAATGAACTTCATCATTTTTTGCATCTACATACCTTTAGTTCATTCAGGTGAGATTCATTTCGTAAAGTTGTTTAAACGTGTGCTTGAATGAGTGAAACAAGTAAAACTCtagccaaaaacaaacaaacagcctcGTCTCAAAAGAACATAAATATTTTCAGTGGGATTAGTGTCTCAAATGAAATTAAAATCGATTTGGATTGTGGTATTTTATAGTCATTTGATTTATGACACTGTATGTGGTGTTTGATCATGTTTGAGAGCTTTGTCGTCTTGTTGTTTGTTTAGAGTTGCACACCTTCATTACTACATACACTGAAATAAATGGACAGACGATTGTGGGAATCCCAGAGATTTCCTCTGTAACTGAATTGGATGGACGACAGATTGATTATTATGACAGTGAGATAAAGAAACTGATTCCCAGACAGAGATGGACAAAGGAGTTTGCATCTGGATACAAATGGAAAGAATACACCAAGATCAGACTACGAGTACAGCAGACCAACAAAATCAGCGTTCGGTTTCTTATGGGCCAATTCAATCACTCGCATGGTGAGTTACAGTTTTAAATGTAAAAGATTATGTTATACAATGAAAAACCATCTTATGGTTCTCACCTTTTTCTTCAGGTGTTCATACGTATCAGAGGATGTATGGATGTGACTGGGATGATGAGACTGGACACTCAAATAGGTTTGATGAGCACGGTTATGATGGGCAGGATTTTATCTCACTAGATGTGGAGAACAGCAGATACAACACAGCTGTACCGCAAGGATTCAACACAATGGCCAGGTGGAACAATGACAAAGCACAGCTTACCTATTTAAGAAGATACTATAGAGATGACTGCGTTGACTGGGTGATATATTTCTTGCTTTCAAAAAAAGTGGATTTAAAGAGAAGAGGTACCTTTGTTCAAGTatcttcttttattattattaaaatgagtCATTGAtgtctctttcatgtcttatgctctgcttaaaacaaaattaaaacaaaaacttaGCACAGTTGAATAAGTTAATCATATGGATAAATGTTGATAAACTTAGCTAAGTatcacatttttttcacatttgtctcttatcttttttttttttttttgtagctccCAAAATGTATCTGTTACAGGAGGATTCATCCTCTCTAGTGGTTTGTCATGCCACAGGTTTTTACCCATCAGCAGTGAGTATTACCTGGTTAAGAAATGGAGAGGAGCACTATGAGGATGTGTATCTTGGAAAAGCACTGCCAAATGTGGATGGGACCTTCCAGATAACTGCAATCCTTTATGTTTCTCCACATAACTGGAAGAAGGACCAGTATGTTTGTGTGGTGAAACACAAGGGAAAGACCATCAAGAAGATTCTGACTGACGACGAGATCATTAGTAACAACAGTAAGTTGTTAATAGTGCGCTATAATTTCCTAACTGGCTAATAGGTCATTTGACCTTAATGGAGAGAAAGAAATCTCTTTCAAAGGGTAACAAAATtttcatgagggtgagtagatgatgacagaatgattatttttggctgaactggcCCTTTAAGATGACACTGGGAAAACTTGTCAAATAGATTTTTGAAATCAAAAGTTCACCTGAAAATGATcggtctgtcatcatttattcaccctcatgttgttcaaaacctgtCTACTGCAGAACATAAGAGACAGCATGCAACAAAATATCTAGCGTAATCTTTTTTTATTCAATTGAAGTGATTAGGAAAAGAATTAGAAACACTATGAAATGAGTGCATATGACTTGAGTTCCTAAGTTATATGATAGCTTTCACTGCAGTGCACTAAGGCAACATTGGTcatttttttagctttatttgaaaataacaatttaatttagttaataatgATAACCCTAGACCTTACTAATTAATACCTTGTTATTAGTTGTGCGATTATTAATTCACCAGTAAGTTGTTTCAGCTTTATATTTCCGTTTctgtttattattgtatttttatgtatttatttataatgtgtttttttattttatatttcaggaCCTAAAAAAACATACTCAATACTTGAGTGTGTAATATACGTACTCATGGCCATCCTCATGGTCCTCGTAGCCCTGGTTATTGGTAGCACATTCCTTGTTTGGAAAGTAAGtatacatttgtttctcattcaaGTAGTTTAATCAGCTGTAGAATGATGAGAATGTCCCCAGCATTTAAACAagcactcaaacacacacattttaatgtgtttgatttCAATTCTAGTAAGGTGGAATTAAATAGAGCCATTGCttcaataatgtaaaaaaaaaaaaatcacttttatttttttaaattactgccCATTATGCACAGCCTTATCTTCAACAGCTATCACTTCAGTTAAATGTACATGTGATAAACATTCGGATTCTAGTGTAAACCAACTCAAAATCATCTTCAAATGTCAAGAAATtaatccagctgcatttacaagGACTGAAAATAGTCCAGTCTTATTCAAACTAGTCTAAATAAAAAGTATCATCTAACAATGTCATTTGTAATAAATGGGTCAAATCTAAATTTAATTGGATTCAAACTGTTTTCTGAAAAGTTTTTAAGTTTCAAGTTTTTAAGTTTCAAAATCTAATTATAAAAACAGTCTAAACATCTGTCTTCAAGCAACATTACAGAAAAAGATTTGCAAAATTAGCTGTTTTTACAATTCCAGTGTGTAATTGcaaaaaatattataacaattgtacaattaaataaaagaaatcataaaaaaattgtgcaattaaaaatatcttcatttaattaatatttatgacaTTACTTTGCAGAAAAGAAAAGGGTTTCGGCAAGTTTCTCAAAATGATGATGACACGTACAGGTACATCAACAAAGGTCTTTGAAGAGTTTGCTCCAATCATCTGCACTTTCCCCAGTTTCCAGTCCAATCAGGTATCTTCAAGATGTGGAAGAACAGATAATTTCCAGCATGCGTGTGTGACCAAAACATGTTTACTTTTGgataatattaattttttccAAACAAGGTGATCACAATAATAcctaacaaacaaacagaaaaagaaCACTTTCTAACATTTGTGTGTTGTTGAGTCTATAAAAGCACTTTGGAGACACATCGATGTAAAAGTGCaaatgcaaatcagcaaattaaaaGAGCATCCAGATACTGTCTGGATATTAAATTTTGTGTAAATATCAGATGTAATGGACACCTTAAACGCACTACTGTTTGTGATCTTGTCTTTCACCactcatttttgtattttaaaaaagtacactTTTTGTAAATATACAGTTCAATGAATACTAATAGTGTGAAAGTTGGCTTTTgtgagttttaaatgtttttttttttaataaaaataaaataaattgaaacatTAAATAACACATGCAGTTCTTTTTGCTTCAATAAAACTTGAACATAAAATACAGTAGATTGTAGTAGATTAGTACCTTGTCTAAAGAGggctatcaaaataaagtgttaataGAAATTGTCAAATGTCCTTCTAGGGAAAAAAAGTTACTGAATGAAGCAACTTCAACTTGTTGAACTTGTTGAATCTCACTCAGGTGAGATTCATTTCCTAACATCATTCAAATGTTTAATTCTCCATCAGCTAACCAAGTAAATTAATGTTCAgctaacatttatatttattatacattttgtttacatttcagtttaattttaatgaacagaatttaaaaaacaattttgaactgacagacttttttttttttttacttttttttaaaatataataaaataaatattttctcaaATATAAAACCactgtatattatattttttccctttttagttttgtttcttttttcttgttttatgttCTATATGAATAACTAATGCTATAaacattttaaagtaaagtaaCCCATAAACTTTCACCCCCTTTAACTTGCTTCAACTTAATCCTATTTGAAGGCCTTGCTGACAGCGAATTCTCAACCACCTGAATCGAAAGTAAAACTGGTTACTGAGCAAACTACGTCACCCCCTAAATGCCCATATTAGGACTGTTTATCCAGAGCGCCAGTCCCTGCGCTCAGTTTTCGGCAAAATAGATTTTGCACCTCTCTTCGATGACTACACATAAAGAATTGCGTCAAATACATGGATTTTCATCTGTAATGAAATTCATCATTTTCTTAATCTACGTACCTTTTGTTTTCTCAGGTGAGATTTGTTCCTGTCAACAATGAATTCTCTGTCAGCAAAGCTTTTAGCTACAGTACTTCCGTGTGTTGAACAGACTTGTCAAAATCACGAGATGTTTTTAATCTGATATGTAGcgttattttctctctctctttctgtctttttaaATAGCCAAGCTAGCAGGGTTGTGTTTggttgaagttgcattgaaatcGTTTCAATATTTTCCAGTGATATGTAGCTATTTGACCCATGGAGAATAGCCACTTAACGCGTTTTCTCTGATTGGATAGCTATCGGATCGTGAAAAGATCATCTGTAACGCTTTCGAGACGCATTTATTTTAAATCCGATTGCCCAAACCATATCAGGAAGTGGTCTGGGCCGCATTCTAGATGAAACTGGATCAAGTGTAAATGCATCTGGTTGTTAAAACCACATACGCAAATATTATTCCtcccaaaatattaaaataataaacttgTGAGAGCTTTTTATAGGCTAAATGGACACGTTATAGTCAGATATGGCAGCGCTAACGCAACAAACATGGCCGCAGATGAGTAGGCCAGCATACATTTTCAGGAAACCGACACGCAAGCTGCcacaaatgaaactgaaagtaaTTTGCAGAAACGCTTAACAGACGATCATGTTCATAAGAAGATATTTCCAGTGCTGATGCCCAATGgtgtataaataaaaagaaagctatacttaagtaaaagtacagatatcttaccagTAAACGACTTTGGTATAAGTTGAAGTCACctttagaatattacttgagtaaatGTCTTTAAGTATGTGATATATTTATtctacaaaaagtatttttaatcttaaatgtgacagtaaaagtacaagtaaatgcatttttttcacaattgcgagtttatatcacccaattctgagaaaaaaaaaagtcagaattgcgagaaacaaacttgtatttgtgagaaaaaaagtctgaattgggggatacaaactcgcaattgcgagttttatctcgcaattctgactttcttctgagataaaaattcagaattatgagatcaTAAActtgtgtttgctcacaaaaacttttGTGACGGATATACAGAGGTGAAAGAAGGAAACTAAAATTCAattttgctatttatttattttgacagaaaggCAGTATTTTTGTGAGAAAATACTTTCTAGATAGAACGCAATATTTTGTGAGATTTTCTTTTCACACAGCttt from Garra rufa chromosome 7, GarRuf1.0, whole genome shotgun sequence includes these protein-coding regions:
- the LOC141338978 gene encoding major histocompatibility complex class I-related gene protein-like, which codes for MNSAMNLFYFLLYIPLVHSASHTFMTTCTGLKSQAVAGTPKISALTTLDGKQIDYYDSDKETLIPKQDWMKEFASGDAWKRYIKVRERVQQVNKMTVLMEQFSQSHGVHMYQRVYGCVWDDETKVSDGIDQYRYDGVNVISLDLKEGRYTALVPQADSTVVKWNNDREQLDFLKQYYKHECIDWLKEILHVQATFKKTGIVTELSGQSLTEPTEKNLSVDDTEGSGSSLDVLYMYAAIGILVTLILLLLYVLWRKR
- the LOC141338395 gene encoding major histocompatibility complex class I-related gene protein-like: MNFIIFCIYIPLVHSELHTFITTYTEINGQTIVGIPEISSVTELDGRQIDYYDSEIKKLIPRQRWTKEFASGYKWKEYTKIRLRVQQTNKISVRFLMGQFNHSHGVHTYQRMYGCDWDDETGHSNRFDEHGYDGQDFISLDVENSRYNTAVPQGFNTMARWNNDKAQLTYLRRYYRDDCVDWVIYFLLSKKVDLKRRAPKMYLLQEDSSSLVVCHATGFYPSAVSITWLRNGEEHYEDVYLGKALPNVDGTFQITAILYVSPHNWKKDQYVCVVKHKGKTIKKILTDDEIISNNRPKKTYSILECVIYVLMAILMVLVALVIGSTFLVWKKRKGFRQVSQNDDDTYRYINKGL